One genomic window of Tenacibaculum tangerinum includes the following:
- a CDS encoding contractile injection system tape measure protein, with protein MMHNQKHSIEKVVVEVHTKSKKVAETYKNSIEHFLQEEVFPEIEKHFNSLEIEGEIGIQQIQKLNIEVGLSNSYKSMDEAGTKRAIKEQLLTKLKNIFKQPEAHDVTVNTVTISQSHTDAFFHFLQHGTTAWWNQNDEKNLTKKRLFEITENQNFEKRFLKALNSSTQKQRLLRQFTKDELQILFLGILNKPKGYSAFLEAIKEFSFTSQHTKNRLWQIFIAATLHHNFSEVIATIQEEMKTVKNTEASNDFSEELSNFLQELISKEQLFKNQVFKNKKEDVTTVATLENKNTTETDEATCKLKEESGLKQLEDSEKNHKKTNIPQEKSAVSQEKNTTEKTLANTRENKTTTIDDASKMSKESKEKTVNNSTENQSITNKEINKNSEKETRNNNSNTTGKETNSQQEKTKNQSTTEEASEHFNDNEQRNSLTKETSNDYKKAEYRRRLQEALHNNLTTTNEVPNDTTSHLVKNAGLILLHPFLKQFFTVCGFLDEKNTIIKPNEAVHLLHYVATKKEQQFENNLIFEKFLCNIPIQYPIERNIVLSDELKEKSEELLRAVLQNWNVLKNSSTDLLRNEFLQREGKLDLTKEQPRIIVESKTQDILLQKLHWNISMIKLPWIPSIVFIEW; from the coding sequence ATGATGCACAATCAAAAACATAGCATCGAAAAAGTAGTTGTTGAGGTACACACAAAAAGTAAAAAAGTGGCGGAAACCTATAAAAATTCCATCGAACACTTTTTACAGGAAGAGGTGTTTCCAGAAATCGAAAAACACTTTAATTCTCTCGAGATAGAAGGTGAAATAGGTATTCAGCAAATTCAAAAATTGAACATCGAGGTGGGTTTGTCTAATTCGTATAAATCAATGGATGAAGCGGGTACAAAACGAGCAATCAAAGAGCAATTACTAACGAAGTTAAAAAATATTTTTAAGCAACCAGAAGCACACGACGTAACTGTAAACACAGTAACAATTTCACAATCTCACACAGATGCTTTTTTCCACTTTTTACAACATGGAACCACGGCGTGGTGGAACCAAAACGACGAGAAAAATCTCACAAAAAAACGATTGTTTGAAATTACAGAAAACCAAAATTTTGAAAAACGATTTTTAAAAGCGCTCAATAGTAGCACCCAAAAACAACGCTTACTTCGTCAGTTTACAAAAGACGAGTTGCAAATTTTATTCCTAGGAATTTTAAACAAACCCAAAGGATATTCAGCGTTTTTAGAAGCAATAAAAGAGTTCTCTTTTACCTCACAGCATACAAAAAATAGGCTATGGCAAATTTTTATAGCAGCGACCCTGCATCATAATTTCTCTGAGGTTATAGCTACAATTCAAGAAGAAATGAAAACTGTAAAAAACACTGAAGCTTCAAACGATTTTTCAGAAGAGCTAAGCAATTTTTTACAAGAGTTGATTTCAAAAGAACAACTATTTAAAAATCAGGTTTTCAAAAACAAAAAGGAAGATGTTACAACAGTTGCTACTCTTGAAAATAAAAACACAACTGAGACAGATGAAGCTACTTGTAAACTAAAAGAAGAAAGCGGTTTAAAACAATTAGAAGATTCAGAAAAAAATCATAAAAAAACGAACATACCCCAAGAAAAAAGCGCTGTTTCTCAAGAAAAAAATACCACCGAAAAAACGTTGGCGAATACTAGAGAAAATAAAACAACTACGATTGATGATGCTAGTAAAATGAGTAAAGAGAGTAAAGAAAAAACAGTAAACAATAGTACCGAGAATCAATCGATAACCAATAAAGAGATCAATAAAAATTCTGAAAAAGAAACAAGAAACAATAATTCTAATACAACAGGAAAAGAGACAAATAGTCAACAGGAAAAGACCAAAAATCAATCAACAACAGAAGAAGCAAGCGAGCATTTTAATGACAACGAACAAAGAAATTCATTAACAAAAGAAACAAGTAACGATTACAAAAAAGCCGAATATCGAAGAAGGCTACAAGAAGCCTTACACAATAATCTTACAACTACAAACGAAGTGCCTAACGACACAACGTCTCACTTGGTAAAAAACGCAGGACTCATCTTACTACATCCTTTTTTAAAACAATTTTTTACGGTATGTGGTTTTTTAGATGAAAAGAATACCATAATCAAACCCAACGAAGCAGTTCACTTATTACACTATGTAGCGACAAAAAAAGAACAGCAGTTTGAAAACAATTTAATTTTTGAAAAATTTCTGTGTAACATACCCATTCAGTATCCGATAGAAAGAAACATCGTGTTGAGTGATGAATTAAAAGAAAAATCAGAAGAACTGTTAAGAGCAGTCCTTCAAAACTGGAACGTATTGAAAAACTCGTCTACAGATCTTCTAAGAAACGAGTTTCTTCAAAGAGAAGGAAAGTTAGACTTAACAAAAGAGCAACCAAGAATTATTGTAGAGAGTAAAACACAAGATATTTTGTTACAAAAGTTACACTGGAATATTTCAATGATAAAACTACCATGGATACCATCAATTGTATTTATCGAATGGTAG
- a CDS encoding eCIS core domain-containing protein, translated as MFSPKTQHTTKPTSPTTGAGSFIQPKLNIGKPGDKYEVEADKAADQIVAKGNDTTNSFFAPNIQNKNEEEVQKQEANEQEIQQKPLVDSISPVVQLKSENTLQKQEEEIQQKEEEEVQKSEDEEVQQYPEEEIQTKKETADAPFTGDVIQQQPEEDIQEKEEEEIQEKEEEEVQQLQMSGGDDNSSLESNLSSSKGGGSSLPSSTKNEMESGFGADFSGVRVHNDSNAVQMNQQLGSQAFTNGNDIYFNEGKYNPQSDSGKHLLAHELTHTVQQGASPAANNVQKSEGEAGTETLVAPTQAVDITNGLQLSDAWLNYIEQESRTRDFEVAVKIGERFTGTIKIKKLGNPAEGQPQKFELVSTRNNNHLDVRGMTFLNPLRDAGVFPVLVLRNFGEEQNTTGFLSIRTGEEVFTRDALGIIHKINENLEAMSFLGLSPIQVAEGLENRFESGGLNFRANNLSANIDGYIEATGSMGITDSTMTFELNSTVDIAGLASGEFNVARGADGKLSGQASIAADIANITASLNVAYDDGAVTIQGTGRMNSDKFSGEITLLVTDATRSRQMMHAALGVEAMDQEAEAPPQEQVAVTKTKNNQVLAGWGEVEATITPWLQGTAKIGIDHLGHVTIVGEVVVTEDIELMEQRGKKVDIFEVEIRAGYGIPLVGQVFLFASIGMFANAGFGPLVLKNVGFTGTYSTDPSVLQNFSITGTLGINAFAVLGLEAEAGVGVTLIGHDVKAGVNVTAAAGLRAYAEATPTFEYNEERSPEGGKVGESRLKGHFEAAAQLFLQLSGALFYELDSPWWSPAPDGREEFPLGEVQYPIGDSLGIGADVDWLVGGEEPPELTMSPVEFDADKFTADVMADPPPRTMGDSESNPAGEWQGENANGNQTENPEITGEAEGLPPGRREEDLSTLSEEQKYMRALDELSQMENANPKPTIGVVEDKINTVKRRYGISTIQKRNEEAERVAIFVRHGEQDNTRHLLEIQLMSEAEKRQLINEGLEALHRKEREKAEEGKISRAEAEDVAREINAEFEVFTSVRVTDGEDSWDYIYTASPSQKEESDLTKEEAQEAVSSQFLKKWLDQKVTTKEGKFLKRFLADFDKEINKDNGNKVYILREANEEFSIVRGSGFAEVYPSVYVVKRNKEGSNKAEVGYLKEGSETNSNKARHKNFKPKKLTIIENKDGSYEATYETQRADHQEEQEIVGDPPTFVIKIRFDDILDDLKDVPVESREVTGLNLVSKPGKTGRGRHDSAATGSGFDNAHIIGDQFGGSGYNHSLNIHPSSPEYNKKEMGDVEEEMARVFARKQQNYNLTAKAYLKDDTEDVKPLQKILKEEYKKDNQQDKSKEKLANQAQEKLVSSLQKRVTQDIIEHPAKFMKVEYTSESLAGEEFNLKNREERYDNRDSEEKRFANNPFEEHQQEDITETNENNEEKTYKRISIGQDVNYDKLVGTGENETTTEDLS; from the coding sequence ATGTTCTCACCAAAAACCCAACATACCACAAAGCCAACTTCTCCAACCACTGGAGCAGGAAGTTTTATTCAGCCTAAATTAAACATTGGAAAACCGGGTGACAAGTATGAGGTAGAAGCAGACAAAGCCGCTGATCAAATTGTGGCGAAAGGAAATGACACCACCAATTCTTTTTTTGCACCCAATATTCAAAATAAAAACGAAGAAGAGGTTCAAAAACAAGAAGCCAACGAACAAGAGATTCAGCAAAAACCCTTAGTTGATTCTATAAGTCCAGTAGTTCAGTTAAAATCGGAAAATACGCTTCAGAAACAAGAAGAAGAAATTCAACAAAAAGAGGAAGAGGAAGTGCAAAAATCTGAGGATGAAGAAGTACAACAATATCCTGAAGAAGAAATTCAAACAAAAAAAGAAACAGCGGATGCACCATTTACAGGAGATGTAATCCAGCAACAACCCGAAGAAGACATTCAAGAAAAAGAGGAAGAAGAAATTCAAGAAAAAGAGGAAGAAGAAGTACAACAACTACAAATGTCAGGAGGTGATGACAATTCCTCATTAGAAAGCAATTTAAGCAGTTCAAAAGGAGGTGGAAGTTCTTTGCCTAGTAGCACTAAAAATGAAATGGAATCGGGCTTTGGTGCTGATTTTAGTGGGGTACGTGTGCATAACGATAGCAATGCCGTTCAAATGAATCAGCAACTAGGTTCACAAGCATTTACCAATGGAAACGATATTTATTTCAACGAAGGTAAATACAATCCCCAGTCCGATTCAGGGAAACACCTATTAGCACACGAACTTACACATACGGTGCAACAGGGTGCCTCGCCAGCAGCTAACAATGTTCAAAAATCAGAAGGAGAAGCAGGCACAGAAACCTTAGTAGCACCCACCCAAGCAGTTGACATCACCAATGGTTTACAACTGTCAGATGCATGGTTAAATTATATAGAACAAGAATCAAGAACACGAGATTTTGAGGTAGCAGTTAAAATAGGAGAACGTTTTACAGGAACTATAAAAATTAAAAAACTAGGAAATCCAGCGGAAGGTCAACCACAAAAATTTGAATTGGTTAGTACAAGAAATAATAATCACTTAGATGTAAGAGGAATGACCTTTTTAAACCCCTTACGAGATGCAGGCGTGTTCCCAGTATTAGTTTTAAGGAATTTTGGAGAAGAACAAAATACCACAGGATTTTTAAGTATTCGAACAGGAGAGGAAGTTTTTACTAGAGATGCACTAGGAATTATACATAAAATTAATGAAAACCTTGAAGCCATGAGCTTTTTAGGGTTGAGTCCGATTCAAGTTGCAGAAGGTTTAGAAAACCGATTTGAAAGTGGAGGATTAAACTTTAGAGCCAATAATTTATCTGCTAATATCGATGGCTATATAGAAGCCACGGGTAGTATGGGAATTACAGACTCTACGATGACTTTTGAATTAAACTCTACCGTAGATATTGCAGGTTTAGCTTCTGGGGAATTTAATGTAGCAAGAGGAGCTGATGGAAAATTGAGCGGACAAGCAAGTATTGCTGCTGATATTGCCAATATAACAGCATCTCTAAATGTAGCGTATGATGATGGTGCGGTAACCATTCAAGGTACGGGTAGAATGAATTCCGATAAATTTTCTGGTGAAATTACCTTATTAGTTACTGATGCTACCCGCTCTCGCCAAATGATGCATGCTGCGTTAGGCGTAGAAGCAATGGATCAAGAAGCAGAAGCTCCCCCTCAAGAACAAGTAGCAGTAACCAAAACTAAAAACAATCAAGTATTAGCAGGCTGGGGAGAAGTAGAGGCTACCATTACACCTTGGTTACAAGGAACAGCCAAGATAGGAATAGACCACCTAGGGCATGTGACGATTGTAGGTGAGGTCGTTGTAACAGAAGACATTGAGTTGATGGAGCAACGTGGTAAAAAGGTCGATATTTTTGAAGTAGAAATACGGGCAGGCTACGGTATTCCATTGGTAGGGCAGGTATTTTTATTCGCTAGCATAGGTATGTTTGCCAATGCAGGTTTCGGTCCGTTAGTTCTTAAAAATGTAGGCTTTACAGGAACCTATTCTACCGACCCATCGGTATTGCAAAATTTTAGTATTACAGGAACCTTAGGAATTAATGCTTTTGCAGTCTTGGGCTTAGAAGCCGAAGCAGGAGTCGGAGTTACCTTAATTGGGCATGATGTAAAAGCTGGGGTGAATGTTACGGCAGCAGCAGGATTACGAGCCTATGCAGAAGCTACCCCCACTTTCGAATATAATGAAGAGCGCTCGCCAGAAGGAGGAAAAGTAGGAGAATCACGATTAAAAGGACACTTTGAGGCTGCAGCCCAGTTATTTTTACAATTATCAGGAGCTTTATTTTATGAATTAGACAGTCCGTGGTGGTCACCCGCACCCGATGGACGCGAAGAATTCCCATTAGGAGAAGTACAATATCCTATTGGAGATAGCTTAGGAATTGGAGCCGATGTAGATTGGTTGGTAGGCGGAGAAGAACCACCAGAACTCACCATGTCGCCAGTAGAGTTTGATGCAGATAAGTTTACGGCGGACGTCATGGCAGATCCGCCACCAAGAACTATGGGAGATAGTGAGTCTAACCCAGCTGGAGAGTGGCAAGGAGAAAATGCCAATGGAAATCAAACAGAAAATCCAGAAATTACAGGAGAAGCAGAAGGATTACCACCAGGTAGACGAGAAGAAGATTTGAGTACGCTTTCTGAAGAGCAAAAATATATGAGAGCCTTAGATGAATTGTCTCAAATGGAAAATGCCAATCCAAAGCCTACCATTGGAGTCGTAGAAGATAAAATTAATACGGTGAAACGCAGGTATGGTATAAGTACTATTCAAAAGCGAAATGAAGAAGCCGAGAGGGTAGCCATTTTTGTACGTCACGGAGAACAAGACAATACAAGGCATTTGTTAGAAATTCAGTTGATGAGTGAGGCGGAAAAAAGACAATTAATAAATGAAGGATTGGAGGCATTGCATCGAAAAGAAAGAGAAAAAGCAGAAGAAGGGAAAATAAGTAGAGCAGAGGCTGAGGATGTAGCTCGAGAAATAAATGCTGAATTTGAGGTCTTTACATCGGTTAGGGTTACAGATGGAGAAGATAGCTGGGATTATATTTATACCGCTAGTCCATCTCAAAAAGAAGAATCAGATTTAACGAAAGAGGAAGCTCAGGAAGCAGTAAGCTCCCAATTTTTAAAAAAGTGGTTAGACCAAAAAGTGACAACGAAAGAAGGAAAATTTCTAAAGAGATTTTTAGCTGATTTTGATAAAGAGATTAATAAGGACAATGGAAATAAAGTGTATATACTTAGAGAAGCCAATGAAGAATTTTCTATTGTAAGAGGAAGTGGTTTTGCAGAAGTATACCCGAGTGTATATGTCGTTAAAAGAAATAAGGAGGGAAGTAATAAAGCAGAAGTAGGTTATTTAAAAGAAGGGAGTGAAACCAATTCAAACAAGGCCAGACATAAAAACTTTAAACCGAAAAAATTAACCATAATAGAGAATAAAGATGGATCTTATGAAGCAACATACGAAACACAAAGGGCAGACCATCAAGAAGAGCAAGAAATAGTAGGAGATCCACCAACATTTGTTATAAAAATTAGATTTGATGATATTTTAGACGATTTAAAAGATGTTCCTGTAGAATCAAGAGAAGTTACGGGATTAAACTTAGTGAGTAAGCCAGGTAAAACAGGTAGAGGTAGACATGATAGTGCCGCAACTGGCAGTGGATTTGATAATGCCCATATTATCGGAGATCAATTTGGAGGATCAGGTTATAATCACTCTTTAAATATTCATCCTTCTTCGCCTGAATATAATAAAAAAGAAATGGGGGATGTAGAGGAAGAAATGGCAAGAGTATTCGCTCGAAAACAGCAAAACTACAACTTAACAGCTAAAGCGTACTTAAAAGACGATACAGAGGATGTAAAACCTCTTCAAAAAATATTAAAAGAAGAATATAAGAAAGATAACCAACAAGATAAATCAAAGGAAAAATTAGCAAATCAAGCTCAGGAAAAATTAGTAAGTAGTCTTCAAAAAAGAGTAACCCAAGACATTATTGAACATCCAGCAAAATTTATGAAGGTAGAATATACATCAGAATCTTTGGCAGGAGAAGAATTCAACTTAAAAAACAGAGAAGAAAGATACGATAATAGAGACTCAGAAGAAAAAAGGTTTGCAAATAATCCATTTGAAGAACACCAACAAGAAGATATCACTGAAACAAATGAGAATAATGAAGAAAAAACTTACAAAAGGATATCAATAGGGCAAGATGTTAACTACGATAAACTTGTTGGCACAGGTGAAAATGAAACAACCACCGAAGATTTATCATAA
- a CDS encoding M12 family metallopeptidase, giving the protein MSTKHHYCNLPQVPTREFSLGLMPNRLEAIIILEKKWVNGTKLKYYFFNDDTFFTNAVDTLGNQQKILWKGTSNEKEAVRNGFQKWMDLEIGLEFEETTNRLESHIRIGFAKGEGSWSYVGRDCWDISKSERTMNFGWNILNDEDTILHEIGHALGLPHEHQNPKAGIVWNETAVYNELAGAPNFWSREKTHYNIIRKINPDEVQGSNWDANSIMHYPFGAGLITAPTQFQNGIQPQGGLSPRDITWVKQFYPKIDRRKFLTIKPFYSEVFDIEAGQQVDFEFEPKETRNYTVRTFGKMDTVMVVSEHVNGEDVYLSGDDDSGEDYNSNIVMKFVAGKKYIINIRLYYKTSSGATCVMIW; this is encoded by the coding sequence ATGAGCACCAAACACCATTACTGTAATTTACCTCAAGTACCCACTCGAGAATTTTCGTTAGGATTGATGCCTAATAGATTAGAAGCAATTATTATTCTCGAAAAAAAATGGGTAAACGGAACCAAGCTGAAATATTATTTTTTTAATGATGATACTTTTTTTACCAACGCCGTTGACACCTTAGGCAATCAGCAAAAAATTCTTTGGAAAGGAACTTCTAATGAAAAAGAAGCTGTTAGAAATGGATTTCAAAAATGGATGGATTTAGAAATAGGATTAGAGTTTGAAGAAACTACGAATCGCTTAGAATCACACATTCGAATCGGTTTTGCGAAAGGAGAAGGCTCTTGGTCGTATGTAGGACGAGATTGCTGGGATATTTCTAAAAGCGAACGAACGATGAATTTTGGGTGGAATATCTTAAACGATGAAGATACCATTTTACATGAAATTGGTCATGCTCTAGGATTGCCACACGAACACCAAAACCCCAAGGCAGGAATTGTGTGGAATGAAACAGCCGTATACAATGAATTGGCAGGAGCCCCTAATTTTTGGAGTAGAGAAAAAACACACTATAACATTATTCGAAAAATAAACCCAGACGAGGTTCAAGGTTCTAATTGGGATGCAAACTCCATCATGCACTATCCGTTTGGGGCAGGACTCATCACTGCACCAACACAGTTTCAAAACGGAATTCAACCTCAGGGCGGACTTTCTCCCAGAGATATTACATGGGTAAAACAATTTTACCCCAAAATAGACCGCAGAAAATTTTTAACCATCAAACCATTTTATTCAGAGGTATTTGATATTGAAGCCGGACAGCAAGTAGACTTTGAATTTGAGCCAAAAGAAACACGTAACTATACCGTAAGAACCTTCGGGAAAATGGATACTGTAATGGTAGTTTCAGAACATGTAAACGGTGAAGATGTATACCTATCGGGCGATGACGATAGTGGAGAAGATTACAACTCAAACATTGTCATGAAGTTTGTGGCAGGCAAAAAATACATAATAAACATACGACTGTATTACAAAACATCTTCAGGAGCAACCTGTGTAATGATTTGGTAA
- a CDS encoding eCIS core domain-containing protein, whose product MFKRDRKPIRGHTSESDQQKTPFIQRKLAFGSKGDPYEVEADTMANKVVGNGAEATSVQKKEGEEEIQQKPLAAEVTPLVQKMEATEEEQPVQKMEEEEAVQSKEEEESIQKQEEEEAVQSKEDEEVQMMEEEEAVQSKCADCKKEEQVQKQEEEEAVQSKSENTSSTTNTPSFESRLRGGSGGQKMDAQTQGEMESGFGADFSHVNIHNDSEAAQMSKDIGAQAFTHGNDIYFNEGKYNPNSKGGKHLLAHELTHTIQQKGMVQKKIQPYGGCTSTKDATINADHSLALTWLNGAIANLASYNGTTPSKVKTALSTHFGGVSNVGFAAWIKTNLIYLRVVAWMAGYQCETTGNSSWACTSSSTLATTFWCVPFVDVRLCPGYFSSSQSDRVTTLIHEWVHKYGCNFDLGYEHESHYSGNGTLRQLLNADSFANFVRDAH is encoded by the coding sequence ATGTTTAAGCGAGATAGAAAACCAATAAGAGGGCACACTTCGGAAAGCGACCAACAAAAAACTCCCTTCATACAGCGCAAACTAGCCTTTGGTAGCAAAGGAGATCCGTATGAAGTAGAAGCCGATACAATGGCAAATAAAGTAGTAGGGAATGGTGCAGAAGCTACCTCGGTACAAAAGAAAGAAGGCGAAGAAGAAATACAACAAAAGCCTTTGGCTGCTGAAGTAACCCCTTTGGTACAAAAGATGGAAGCTACAGAAGAAGAACAACCCGTTCAGAAGATGGAGGAAGAAGAAGCGGTACAGAGTAAGGAAGAAGAGGAATCCATTCAAAAACAGGAAGAGGAAGAAGCTGTTCAGAGTAAGGAAGATGAAGAGGTTCAAATGATGGAAGAGGAAGAAGCAGTACAATCGAAATGTGCCGATTGTAAAAAAGAAGAACAAGTCCAAAAACAAGAAGAAGAGGAAGCAGTGCAATCGAAATCAGAAAATACCAGTTCAACTACAAATACCCCTTCTTTTGAAAGCAGGTTAAGAGGCGGAAGTGGGGGGCAAAAAATGGATGCACAAACCCAAGGAGAAATGGAATCGGGCTTCGGAGCAGACTTTAGTCATGTAAACATACATAACGACTCAGAAGCCGCACAAATGAGTAAAGATATAGGCGCACAAGCATTTACTCACGGAAACGATATTTATTTTAACGAAGGAAAATACAATCCGAATTCCAAAGGTGGAAAACATTTGTTAGCACATGAGTTAACGCATACCATTCAGCAAAAAGGAATGGTGCAGAAAAAAATTCAACCATATGGAGGGTGTACTTCAACAAAAGATGCAACTATTAATGCAGATCATAGTTTGGCTTTAACTTGGTTAAATGGCGCAATAGCTAATCTTGCTTCTTACAACGGAACAACACCATCAAAAGTTAAAACAGCATTATCCACTCATTTTGGAGGTGTTTCCAACGTAGGGTTTGCTGCATGGATTAAGACAAATTTGATTTATTTAAGAGTAGTCGCTTGGATGGCAGGATATCAATGTGAAACAACAGGAAATTCATCATGGGCTTGTACCAGTAGTTCTACATTGGCTACCACTTTTTGGTGTGTACCTTTTGTTGATGTTAGATTATGCCCAGGATATTTTAGTAGTTCTCAAAGCGATAGGGTAACTACATTAATACACGAATGGGTACATAAGTATGGATGTAATTTTGATTTAGGTTACGAACATGAATCCCATTATTCAGGCAATGGAACATTAAGGCAATTGTTAAATGCAGATTCATTTGCAAATTTTGTTAGAGATGCTCATTAG